The segment CATCTCTTTTTGGTTTTCCAAgtaacataaacaccaccctgtaccggaaacctactgaccgctatacttacctacatgcctccagcttccatccaggacacaccacacgatccattgtctacagccaagctctaagatacgaccacatttgctccaatccctcagacagagacaaacacctacaagatctctgtcaagcattcttaaaactacacccgctgaagtgaaaaaacagattgacagagccagaagagtacccagaagtcacctactacaggacagccccaacaaagaaaataacgccactagctgtcaccttcagtccccaactaaaacctttccagcgcatcatcagcctatcctgaaaaatgatccctcgctctcacagatcttgggagacagaccagtcctcgcttacagacagccccccaacctgaagcaaatactcaccagcaaccacacaacaaacactaacccaggaacctatccttgcaacaaagcccggtgccaactctgtccacatatttattcaagtgacactgtcataggacctaatcacattagccacgccatcaggggctcgttcacctgcacatctaccagtgtgatatatgccgtcgtgtgccagcaatgcccctctgccatggacattggccaaactggacagtctctacgcaaaagaataaatggacacaaatctgacatccggaatcataacattcaaaaaccggtgggagaacacttcaacctctctggccactcagtaaaagatttaagggtggtaattttgcaacagaaaagcttcaaaaacaaactccaatgcgaaactgctgagcttgaattaatatgcaaactagataccattaacttgggtttgaatagagactgggagtggttgggtcattacacatattgaatcgaTTTCCTTaacttaagtatcctcacaccttcttgtcaactgtctaaatgggccatcttgtttatcactacaaaagtttttttctcctgctgataatagctcttcttaactaattagcctctcacagtttgtatggtaacttccaatttatctctgtgtgtgtgtgtttgtgtgtatgtatgtgtatgtatatatattactatatgttccattctatgcatccgatgaagtgggctgtagcccacgaaagcttatgctctaataaatttgttagtctctaaggtgccacaagttctcctggtttttttgtggatacagactaacacggctgctactctgaaaggttcCTAtaagtcagtggttttcaaacttttttcctcctgacccagttgaagaaaatttttgatgcccatgacccaacatAATTATATCTTTTGACTAGAGTTTTTGGAAAATCATAATAATGCAATACGTTCCAGTTTAACCCACTTTACATAACTAACACTAGACATTAGCCTTAGTAAGCCTATGGTAAGGAGTGTGGGAGGTGGCCCAGAGTAGGGAAGAGGGTTCGGTAtggaggtgagggctctagggtggagctgaggatgaggggttcagggtacaggaaggggctcagggctggggcagagggttgggatgcagggggtgagggctctggttgggggtggggactctggggtggggccagggatgaggagttttggggtgcaggcaggctccccctgggctgggccagaggattccccccagccctctccccgctAGCAGTAGCTAGTTCCGGGGAAAGGGCCTCTCTCTTCCTTAGCATGGAGCCCTGAGGGCAAAGGTCCTTCTCTCCCTGTCAGCAGCAGCGagctccagggccaggggagaggcctgCAGCAGCCCTGCTAGCCCCAACTTGCTTCCCTCCCCAGTTCCCGCCCACCTGCTACCTCTTTCTTCTCCCAGGTCCTTGCTGCATAGGCCTTTAGAGCTGCTGTGCAGCAACAATCATTATCATTTGAATCAGCAAGGCGACCTAGTGCCTGACATGCCACCACCCTGTACCGGGTCGTGACCCGTACTTTGAGAAACGCTGCTATAAGTCATAGGagcataagactggaagggacctcctgggtcatcgagtccagtcaCCTGCTATCACAAGTTACCCCATTGTGTATTcccattcataaacttatcaagcttcatcttaaaactagttagggtatttgcctctctgtgcctgttggAAGGTTGTTCCAAACCTCAGTCCTCTGATGACTAGAAACCTTCTCATTTCCAGCCTAAACTTATTCATGGTCAGTTTATGGTTCAGGTAGTGAATTTAACATCCTCTTTCCCAAAAGTGACATGAGATCTCTAATGAATACTGGTTGCTAGAACTCTGATTTTATATCGTATCTCAAAATATGTGCTGTACAATATTGGACTGATTTAAACACCTAAGCACATAATTACTGAACATGTTACTGGGGTAGTACCttgaagaggggtgggggagtgcaatttgttcccattgaagtcaatggcaaaaacccATTTGAACTTCAACAACTGTATTGGGCTCTTACCTCAACATAGAAGTTATTGATCATCTGGACATGCCTACATTGTTAAAAAAGAACGTAGCCCTTTGTGTATTTATAGTTGCTATTATAtacaaagcaatttttttatttctgaCTTCTCTGGAGCTATAGTACTTTTATTTCAACAAGGTAACTGATAGCGTAATCAGGTTCAGATTAATAACATGCTATCTTCTACCATCCTGCAGGGAATCCTGTTAATATGGTGAGGTAATGGACTATTGAACTGAAATGGAGAGAATCGTTATAGCCCATTAGGAAATAATGGTTCATTTCTTTTGATATAACTAAATGTGGTTGGCTGTAtgggtattttattttaatacctTTTGAAGTAGCTTTAATGGCAGGCAGATTAGATTTCCtttcctccctcacccctccctaGGGCAAAGACTTAATTATTGAAATACTCAAAATTTGTATTGTTTACAAGGCTGTGGAAATGtctgaaaataaattttgaaaattaAGTTTTTAAATTACTAACTTAAGAATGCAAATATGCAACATAAAGCATGAATACAATTTACAATATTCTGCTAAcagtctctgggctgcttttAATGGAACATGCAAATGGCACATACACTCAGATCACATATATAAACATAAGACAACTTCCTTCTGACAGTgtaaaggagaaacaaacaaaaccaacttATGACAACTATTTGTACAGAATACTGCCTCTAAAACAGCTGTGTCAAACAGCTCACCCACTCAACGTTGTCATATGGCTTGCATACCATTTAAAGATTTTgtagaatctctgctttcattttaaaaccaacatctacactagaaatgcttcagcagcacagctatatctgtagcacttcagtgtagacattacctgcactgacaggagggattctcctactggcataggtaatccacctccccgagtgcTGATagctagggcctggtctacattagaaaataggtcggtttaactgtgtcagtcgggggtgtgaaaaatccacacccttgagggGCATTGTTAGGCTGACCTAAAATCCCTGTTGAccgtagctactgcctctcaaggagGTGTATTGCCTACGCCCAAGAGAGAATCCCCTCCCATCAGCATTGGTAGTGTCtatactgaagcactacagtggctcGGCTGTGCTGCTGTCACGTTTTAAGTGTAAACAAGCCTGTTGACCTAACGGTAGGGGTTAGGTGGGCTTAACTACACCGTGCAGagatatggatttttcacaccctaaCTGACACCAACTTAACTTTCTAACGTAGACCAGGCCCAAATAGATTTCTAGCCATCATTGTTGCTAAGAGATTCTTCTCTTCCAAATGCAAAGTGAGCATAAACCAATGTGTTGTCTTTCTGACAATGAGACTGTCCTTCCAATTGATATTGAAGGGGACAATAAGGTTTGCTACTAAATAAAAGCCATATTCTACCCTTCATCTTTGTGCAGACCTCATTAACATCACTGGGAGATATGTTGTGAATTGGAAAGGGCAGTCCTAAATTTATACCCCAGTCCATGCACAACAATAAAAAATGTAATTTGACCCAGGCAGTAGAATGAGTTTGACACCCCTTATTTAAAGCAAAGCCACAACTagttattgtttttttcccctctgcagaGTAAGCACGTGCAATAGACTTACAGTGATATATTTGTTTTGGGTGGTACGCTGACTTGGGCATAATGTCCATGGATATAACTTTTCTGGGAACGGGCTCAGCATATCCATCTCCAACAAGAGGAGCTTCAGCTTTAGTCGTTCGTAGTGAAGGAGAATGCTGGCTATTTGATTGTGGCGAGGGAACTCAAACACAATTTATGAAAAGCCATCTTAAAGCAGGTCAGTGCAATTGAAAGTTGTTATCTTGAGAGAGAAAAATCTTCATACAGTCCAAATGAAATACCTTTCCTATTCAGGCTCACATAGTCTGAAGACCTCTGTAAATAAGAGTGAACATCTCTAATTACTGTATTTTCGGTGGGACCATTTGAACTTGCTATGATATTCTCCTTTATCACCCTTTGTTGCAGAATTGTTCTCCAGAACATAAGCTTTAATCTAATACAAGCTTCTAGCCTTCATGATTATAATTTCCAAAAATGAACTAAATTTAAACCTATGCATTGCCGTAttctgagtctgcaggcagcttGAAACAATAGCTTGACGTGTGAATGgtcccattcactttaatggggtGTTCAGAAAGCTACAGATATTGGTGGACATGTCAACATTAACGTTAATTATTTCATGACCACTTAAAATTATTTGCTGTTATATCTGCTTATCCCAAAACACTCCCAGTACCTGTGCAAGTTCCAAAAACCCTAACTGCTTTCTACCTAGCTGCCAAAGTATTCACCTTTCCCTTGTGACTTTTACAGTGCAGTTGTGTTGTCCATACCAAAAACTATGGCATATCAAAAACTGTATAAGGGGTTAGCATGGAACTGAATTTAATATCAAAACAAATAAACACTGAGTGTGCTGCTGATTGTACATTAtttgttttcatgtttgtttaagtaaaaacaaaagaaatcttagCAGTTGCATAGGCTCATCACTAGATGGGGATGGTAAAATTATTGATATTGCAGaaaagtgttcagtaaatatttctgttctatatttggaaagaagcaggatgagaTATTCCTACCACATAAAAATGAAGTTCTTTCCAGTCTATTAGTAGCTATGAGGATGATAGATATTATCTATTagtgataaacatttttaaattagcaggCCTGGATAACTTGCACCGAAaagtcctaaaagagttggctgagggtCTATGTACTGTtaacattaatttttaataaatcttagaatACTGGGGAAATTACAGAAGACTTGAAAAGTGCTCATGTTGTGCCAGTATTCAAAAAGGAGAAGTGGGATGACATGAATATAACTATAGGCTGATTAGCCCACTATCAATGTCAGGCAAAATAATCAAAAAGTTGatgggattcaattaataaagagtTTAAGgatgggaatataattaatgccattcAGAATAGTTTTATGGAAGTTAGGTCTTTTCAGATAATCTTAGTTTATTCTTTGAAATTACGAATTTGGTTGGCAAATGTGACTGCATATATGTAATATACTTAGGTATTTGACTTAATACCATGGTACTTTCTGATTAAGAATAACTAGTAATATACAATATCAAGAGAGCACAAGTTAAGTGGATTAAGAGCTGCCTGACACATCTCAAAAAGCAGCTATCAATGGGGGATCATCATTGAACGGGGGTAttttagtggggtcccacagggatcaatcCTAGGCCCAATGCTATTCAAGGCTTTCATCAGTGAAgtgaaaattatatataaaatcactgctgagaATCTGCACATTATAACAAAGTGGTCAGTGATGAGGACACGGTAGTCAGAGAGAGcagtctggattgcttggtaagcagGGTCCATTCAGGCAAAATGCATtttacagccaaatgcaaagttatacatctaggaatgcagaatgggggactgtatcctggaaagccaGTTACTCTGAAAATGAGTTATTGGTCATAGTAGACAAGCAATGCAACATAAGCTCCCAGTTCAATTCTGTggaaaaagggctaatgcaatcctttcATGTATAAATGGGAGTAATGAGTGGGAGTAGGgaggcaatttttttaaaacctctgtatttgacattggtgagagcaatgctggaatattgtgtccaggttTGATACTGACACTTCaaataaaatgttgaaaaattgctGAGGGTACAGAAAAAAGCtacaaaaaattatttgagggctggagaaaataccTTACAGTGAGATCTAAAGAGCTGTGTAGTTTATCTACAAGAAGATTAATCTATAGGTACCTTCACAACAGGAAGAAAATACCGGGTAGTAAAGGGCCctttaatctagcaaagaaaggtatataacaagaaccagtggctggaaactgaagccaaaGTAGAAAGAAGGCGCAAATTAAcagggagggtgattaaccatttgAACAAACCACCAAGGGAATTGATGAATTACTCATTTCCTGAAGTTTTCAGATCAAGATTGTAAACCTTTCTGGAACATACGCATTagacaaacacaagttattgggctcaattcaTGGGTAATTGGGAGTGACCTGTGATAaaacagaaggtcagactagatgaatgGTTGGAATGAACTAGAAACTAGAACAAAGGCAGAAATTCACCCAGTAGTTCTCACTGGCCCACAGTCGTCATGTGGTATGACAAAGTGCAGCCCCCATCCCCAACTTGTTTGCATTTTAATGCAGCAAAGATCACCATATTAGTCAATTTTTCTTAGTTTCTTTgctcttaaaatatattttgatctAAACTTTCAATCACACAAACCTTTGGGGAAAAATGGCTtatcaaccaaaacaaaaaaagtgacaAATGTAATTTTGGttcacatttttcaaattttcattgaaaaaataaaaagtgaaaaaaatttcaattaaaaaacgTCACTTCtcggtttggttttggttttaaaaaaattgggaactaatttttttgtaaatttcccacaaaataattgaatttttcaaccagttctaatttTGCAGCTGTGAGTGTAATTGTCATTCAGCACACTTACTATGGTGTCTTTTTGCTTTAATCATAGGTAGAATTACTAAGATATTCATAACTCATCTTCATGGGGACCATTTTTTTGGTCTTCCTGGTCTCCTGTGCACAATTAGTCTTCAGAGTAGTTCTACTACAAGCAAGCAACCTGTTGATATCTATGGACCATTAGGACTACGAAACTTCATTTGCAGAACTCTGGAACTCTCCCACTCGCAACTTCTCTTTCCATATGTGGTTCATGAACTGGTACCTACACCAGATCAGTGCCCTGCAGAAGAATTTAAAGAACTGTCTTATGTTGACAGAGATGAAGTCTCTTCCAAAGAAGTGCAAGGGAGAACGCTCCATCTGGATCATGTAGAAAACTCCTACACACTGGTCAACAATCAGCAATTTGTTATGAAAGCATTTCGATTATTTCACCGTATTCCTTCCTTTGGATTTTTAGTGGAGGAGAAGCAGCGGACTGGTAAACTCAATGCACAGAAGCTAAAAGGCCTTGGTAATTAgcttcatttattttttcctttaattctTATGACTTGTGGATATTACTTTGTTTCTTAAAATCTATTCATGAATGTCCTTATGATGTAATTGATATACATTAAAGTCATAATAGAACTGTATGATTAACTACATTTCGTATATGCTTACATTAACTGCCAAATGCCTTATTAGAATTTCTAAGGCATCTATTATGATAGTGTGTAAGCAAGAGTGTTACAATATAACTGTTGAAAATGGATCCATCAATAGGTGATGGATATTCAAGTATACACAGTGTTCAGGCTGACAGCTGATTCACTTTTCCAGGAATTGTAACAAAATTATATTCTTCACTAATAGCCAGAGTGTCTTCTGAAAACTTCTGCAAGGAAGCTTGCTGAATCAGAACAGTGTGCATCTGTCTGTAATACATTCTGAAATGGGACTCTTTATTCTTCACAAGAAAAGGAAAGTTTGATATTCTAGAACTTATTTTTTCCATACAAATGCATACTAGTTTGATCATTAGAGGGGTAAAAACCAAGCTCCCCTTTCTAGCACATTTATTAAGGGCTTACATGAGAAAGAGATCATAAAATTGGCCGTAGAGTGTATTTGGGGGGATGTATCAGCTTCAAAATACACAACTTAAAATCTGTTAGTAGAGCCTCTTACTAAAATTAAAAGATTTTGTTCTCTTGGAGTATGAAATAAGTAAACTATTAGTTTTTGTAAGTCATGGATCTACAATATTGGTGCTACACCACCGGCTTTTGAACAGACTCTTTGAAATACCCTTTAGTGTGCCAGACCTCAAGaggtctctctcttccttcagcATACGCCACACAGCCTCACTGATGAACTTCTGGGGCTTCAGCACTCTTGCTTCACACCATTGAGTTCTAATCAGTGAGTCCAACTGAGATACACTTCTGGTTAGAGACGTGTACGCTCTTCAGGGACTAATGCACCTGAGCTGGTATTTGCAGTGACACCCCAACAGTGTTTTCAAAAGCAAAGTAGGATTTATTAGTCAGCTGAACACAGCAttggaagtccttaggttagcatagaGAAATAAATGTTAAAGAATAGTCCATTCTGGTGAAGCCATAATTCACCAGCCATGCTGTAGTGAATTCCATTTTCAGGCACTATCTCTCTCTGATTTACTTAGTAAGTTCCCCAGTAGTGAGCTAGCTTCCTCCAAACCCAGAAGACCACATTTTATTCCCTGATGGACACGTCTGTCCTTTTTAATTCTCCAGGCAGGGCCATGCTGAGttcagagccccactgctggagcttgGGTTCCTCttcagcttccctgctgagaggaaGTGATTGTTCAATCATTGGTACTACCTATTgtctctctggactctctctgtTGATCTGGAtcagtttcaaccagttccttaATGACTATTCATTCTACCCAGACAGCGAGGTGATACATGCTTATGTCTCCTGTGTTGGTGCAAGAGCAACGTTTAACCTTTTTGCTCCCACTGGGTAGCAATGCAATGATAgagagaaactgaagtgcacataggattcataaaaatattaaagaaaattctCACTTTGCCATACCCTAATACTTAATTTGTAAGAAAACCATGCCTTAAGAATAGGTTAAATGTAAAATTTGTCAGATACTGCATTGAAATATGAGCAGTGTTTATTTTCAAAACACTAAAACTAACCAGACACTTTTGACTTAACTTTCTAGGAGTTCAGCCAGGTCCTATATATGGGAAACTGAAGAATGGTGTTACAGTTGTCTTAGAAAATGGAGTAACCATTTCTCCTTCAGATGTCTTGGATGAGCCTATTCCTGGAAGAAAAATTTGTATTTTAGGTGACTGTTCAGGTGTGGTTGGAGATGGAGCAATGAAACTCTGTTACGAAGCAGATGTGTTAGTTCATGAAGCCACATTGGATGACACCCAAATGGACAAAGCCAAAGAGCATGGTCATAGCACTCCAAAAATGGCAGCTGAGTTTGCAAAGTTGTGTAAGGTTAAGAAACTGGTTCTGACTCACTTCAGTCAGAGGTATAAACCAGCTGGTCAGATTGGAGAAGGAGATATTGATGTCACGGAACTGAAGAGACAAGCTGAATCAGCGTTAAATGGTCAAGAAGTAACTTTAGCTGAGGATTTTATGATAATAGAAATtccagggaaaaagcagaagtAGCATCTAGCTCGATAATACCACACAAATTAGCTTGCTGTTGGACTGTGAGTTTACAGGTAGGGCTTCAGGTATCCAAATTGGTTCCTCAGTTTCCAGATGAAGAAAGAGGTTGAATTGCTAAGGTGACATGCTCAGTTGCTAGAGAATGACTAAGTGCTGGATTTACTTGCTATAGAGTTTTAAGGCTCAACTCTGTAAGATGCTGAGTGCCTCAGCAACTTTAATGGCAGTTGAGGGTGTTCCACACCTATGAGAAATGGGCCATTATAGAATGGTATTGCTGTTAACTTGCCTAGGAAGAAGGGAGATGGAAAAGCAGATTACTAGTCAAACTCACTGCCTTAAGTGAATATGTGTGCAGCTACCTAAGCAAGGGGGAGAAATAAACTCATTCTTAGGTTTATATAAATACAAGTATTCAAACATATGGagacaaagcaaaatatttattgATCATTTAAACACTTAGCTGCAAATCTAAATAACTTTATTTTACAAGTATATGGAACGCCTTTAACTTATCTTTTTGGAATTTAAGTGTTAGGCTTATTGATACAGGTATTTAGCCAAGTCTGGAAAACTTAACTGTATAGGCAGAAATCTTCCGAACACTAGACACTTTTATTAGAACTTCAGATTCTCTCGTCTTAAGTCTTAAAATAGAACTTTGCATTCTTTGCCTCTTATTTACAATCCTTTGTAAATCTTAGTGGCATATCAAAGTAGATATTTTTTAACTTCTCAACCTCACATGAgcttttgtataaaatattttcaataattaTTTACATGATTTTATGTAAAAGGAATATTGCATAAACAAACTAATAAAGTATTGATAACTGTGCCACATGTTTTGTAAATTACTCTCATCACTAATGTACAGAAATACTACAAATTAATATGCTTACTGTATTTCATAGAACCATAAGATTAGAAGAGACTGCAAGGGTCTGGTCTAACTCCCTGCAGGATTTATTGTGTCTGTTTGACTATACCTGACATCTATTTGCTTGAAGAGATCACTAATGTCAGTGAAAATTCACCACTCAGATAAATGGTTGACTGTACTCCCTAgcttttaaaaggacactgtagATTTAAATTTGGCTCAGACTTAAAATTATGGGTTTTgtagacaaacaaacaaaatatgct is part of the Caretta caretta isolate rCarCar2 chromosome 5, rCarCar1.hap1, whole genome shotgun sequence genome and harbors:
- the ELAC1 gene encoding zinc phosphodiesterase ELAC protein 1 — translated: MSMDITFLGTGSAYPSPTRGASALVVRSEGECWLFDCGEGTQTQFMKSHLKAGRITKIFITHLHGDHFFGLPGLLCTISLQSSSTTSKQPVDIYGPLGLRNFICRTLELSHSQLLFPYVVHELVPTPDQCPAEEFKELSYVDRDEVSSKEVQGRTLHLDHVENSYTLVNNQQFVMKAFRLFHRIPSFGFLVEEKQRTGKLNAQKLKGLGVQPGPIYGKLKNGVTVVLENGVTISPSDVLDEPIPGRKICILGDCSGVVGDGAMKLCYEADVLVHEATLDDTQMDKAKEHGHSTPKMAAEFAKLCKVKKLVLTHFSQRYKPAGQIGEGDIDVTELKRQAESALNGQEVTLAEDFMIIEIPGKKQK